A region from the Lolium perenne isolate Kyuss_39 chromosome 4, Kyuss_2.0, whole genome shotgun sequence genome encodes:
- the LOC127332490 gene encoding mitochondrial import inner membrane translocase subunit TIM17-1, with protein sequence MSSTPETSREPCPHRIIDDAGGAFGMGVVGGSIFHYMKGMYNSPNGYRMSGGVQAMRMNAPRVGGSFAAWGCLFSTFDCAMVYARQKEDPWNSIAAGAAAGGFLAMRGGLFASARSAMIGGALLALIEGAGIMLNRVLVEIPTPPPPPGMDPAEVPGQGQGPAPMGFTFPGMPQPRPVVVDEVPVTGSGGSGGWLGGLFAKKKDDKVAGDRKSEVLESFDTPSPPMPSFDYK encoded by the coding sequence ATGAGCAGCACGCCGGAGACATCGCGGGAGCCGTGCCCTCATCGCATCATCGACGACGCGGGCGGCGCCTTCGGGATGGGCGTGGTGGGGGGCTCCATCTTCCACTACATGAAGGGCATGTACAACTCCCCGAACGGctaccgcatgtccggcggggttCAGGCCATGCGCATGAACGCTCCGCGCGTCGGCGGGAGCTTCGCCGCGTGGGGCTGCCTCTTCTCCACGTTCGACTGCGCCATGGTCTACGCGCGCCAGAAGGAGGACCCCTGGAACTCTATCGCCGCCGGCGCCGCAGCCGGCGGTTTCCTTGCCATGCGGGGCGGCCTCTTTGCTTCCGCCAGATCCGCAATgatcggcggcgccctcctcgctCTCATCGAGGGCGCGGGCATCATGCTGAACCGCGTGTTGGTGGAAATTccgacgccgccgccaccccctGGCATGGATCCGGCCGAGGTACCAGGGCAAGGGCAAGGGCCAGCGCCCATGGGATTCACTTTCCCTGGGATGCCGCAGCCTCGGCCGGTTGTGGTCGATGAGGTCCCGGTAACTGGATCCGGGGGCTCTGGTGGATGGCTGGGGGGCTTGTTTGCTAAGAAGAAGGACGATAAGGTGGCTGGTGATCGCAAGTCGGAGGTGTTGGAGAGCTTCGATACGCCCAGCCCGCCAATGCCATCCTTCGACTACAAGTGA
- the LOC127332487 gene encoding PI-PLC X domain-containing protein At5g67130, with amino-acid sequence MRGICTASAALAVLVVAGLLGPATANVGDKCSSSADCGAGQWCFDCDPEFKGSHCVRSAATNTFKLVNSSLPFNKYAYLTTHNSFAIVGEPSHTGIPRITFDNQEDTVTDQLNNGVRALMLDTYDFKGDVWLCHSSGGKCNDFTAFEPALDTFKEIEAFLAANPSEIVTLILEDYVNAPNGLTNVFNASGLQKYWFSVSKMPQNGQDWPLVSDMVTSNQRLVVFTSMRSKQATEGIAYQWNFMVENNYGDDGMDAGKCSNRAESAPLNDKTKSLVLMNYFPSVPVKLTACLQHSNSVSDMVNTCYGAAGNRWANFLAVDYYKRSDGGGVFQSTDLLNGRLLCGCQDVNACPKGSTVVCSA; translated from the exons ATGAGGGGCATCTGTACGGCATCAGCAGCACTAGCTGTTCTAGTGGTGGCTGGCCTCTTGGGACCTGCAACTGCCAAT GTGGGCGACAAGTGCTCGTCGAGCGCCGACTGCGGCGCCGGGCAGTGGTGCTTCGACTGCGACCCGGAGTTCAAAGGCTCCCACTGCGtccgctccgccgccaccaacacCTTCAAACTCGTC AATAGCTCGTTGCCGTTCAACAAGTACGCCTATCTCACGACGCACAACTCATTCGCCATAGTCGGGGAACCGTCGCACACCGGAATCCCACGCATCACCTTCGACAACCAGGAGGATACAGTCACTGATCAGCTAAAT AACGGTGTTCGCGCGCTAATGCTCGACACATATGACTTCAAGGGAGATGTATGGTTGTGTCATTCCAGTGGAGGCAAATGCAACGATTTTACTGCATTT GAACCGGCACTAGACACATTCAAGGAAATCGAGGCATTTCTTGCAGCCAACCCATCCGAAATTGTCACGTTGATCCTGGAAGACTACGTTAATGCGCCGAATGGCCTGACAAACGTGTTCAACGCCTCTGGACTGCAGAAGTACTGGTTTTCGGTGTCGAAAATGCCACAGAACGGTCAGGACTGGCCTCTTGTCAGCGACATGGTGACAAGCAACCAGCGCCTCGTCGTGTTCACCTCCATGAGATCCAAGCAAGCCACAGAAGGAATCGCATACCAGTGGAACTTCATGGTTGAGAACAATT ATGGTGACGATGGAATGGATGCTGGGAAGTGCTCAAACCGTGCAGAATCGGCGCCTCTGAACGACAAGACAAAGTCGCTGGTTCTCATGAACTACTTCCCATCGGTCCCTGTGAAGCTAACTGCATGTTTGCAGCACTCCAATAGCGTCAGTGACATGGTGAATACGTGCTACGGTGCAGCTGGAAATCGATGGGCTAATTTCCTTGCAGTTGATTACTACAAG AGAAGCGACGGGGGTGGGGTGTTCCAGTCCACAGATCTGCTCAACGGGAGGCTCCTGTGCGGATGCCAGGACGTCAATGCTTGTCCG AAAGGATCTACTGTAGTGTGTTCTGCATGA